GGGCTTGTCTCGTGTTCGTTCTATTGGCTTATATACTGTGGATTCGAATTCGTGCAGTCCTGCTGTGGGTGCAGTTTATCGAGGTGtatagtactccgtatgctTGAATATGTGTGGCGCCGTTTAAGATGTTTAAGAAATGCGGTGGATTGGCttcctattttttttttctaaaaaaaaaagaacaaaatacaaaaagaaacacagTTGCGCATTCTCACGCTAGACGTTATATGCAAGATATATTCAAGTGTAGTTTTGTCAGGCAGGCAAGTACGTTTCCTATGTAGGATAGACCCAACAGGTTTCTAAGCCTTGGCTAAACTACACTCATAGAGCTTGATTGGAAAGCAAATCTCGTTCCTTCAATGGATGTAGAAGGGGTGTTGAAGTTGAAATAAAGATGATAATTAGGTATTAAGGAATAAAAGCCGTCCGTGAAATTGAGATAATGATACATCACCCATGATCATCCACACACCGACGAAAAATATCCAGTACTTTTCCCCAACGTACAACCGCTTACAAGCCCAATTTACCAAAGATAGAGTTAGATTTAGCGGCAGGCTTCTCAGCTTGACCTTGGCGTTGCTCAGCCTCGCCCTCCCCCTTGTtgcttccctctccctctccctccttgTTTCCTTCACCCTCGCCCTCCTTGTTTCCTTCACCCTcgccttctttgtttccctcTCCATGTGCCTCGGACTTTCCTTCGTCGCGGTGGACTGGGTCGTCATTGCAAATAAGCTGAAGCGAAACGTAGTCCTCGAAGCCGTACTCAGGGAGACAAGGGCTGGAGGCCCGGAGCTCTCCAGGGTGGAAAGGCACAATCCAGTCAGGGTTGCCGGCACATTCCTTGTTGGTGTAGACACCCAGACCGCGGCACTGctcgaagctcttcttgTTGAGCGCAGTTACAGTGAAGGAGTACGTGTCGACTTCGTCATGGTCAGGCAGCTTGACTGACGGGCAGGAATTCTCAGTCGGGAAGACCTTCTTTGGCTTGGAGTCGATGGTCGAGTGCTCCTCGAGGTTGTTTCCAGGCAGTCTTCCAACATGGCAATTGTCGTGGCCATGAACCTCGACTTCGACAACGCTTACGCTGTTGCCATAGACGGCTGGGgcgagagcgagagaggCAGCAAAGAGCTTTATTGCGCTTGTTAGCCATCGCACCATCGAACAGGTCAATGTTAGTGTTACTTACCGTAGAGAAATGCATTTTGTTGTTTGCAGATATAATAAGAGTCGAAGTCGAAGGTGTGTGTGTCTCTTTACACTGAATGTGCCTGAAGGGTTTTCTTGTCAACGATCGTGCTGAACAGGAAGAATATTCTCAGATGTGGTTGAAGATGTATTTATGTATTCCAAGAACGCGCCTTTTGTCCATGGCAATAGCAGCCTCCATTTTTCTTAGCCTGTCTCCCCTCCTATGGAATGAAGGAGCTGAACTGGTTATCCCGGATATACATTGGCACCCTTGTCTGGGCTTCTACTGGAATGTGTCCTGAATATTTAGTCCTTGACTGAGCTGGAACTATCTCCCCTGGCACCTGTCGATCATTAACTTTTGCTTGACACAACGGCCCTGGCTGTCATTCCGCGTTGATGAACTCAAGCAAGGATCGTGGTCCCCCTATGCAAGGGCACGCGTCTTGTCAAACCCCGTCAAAACTCCTGTCAACATAAACAATCCATGGATATGGTTAACAGTAAACAAAGGTGTCTGGAGTTGCCCGAAGTCAATTGCTACTTCAGTAGTGAGGCAGCTGAGGCTATCCGGGGTTGAGTGCAGAAGGAATGCACCGACTATACCCTAAAATGTCTCCGCACATTCTCTGATTTCTAGCGTTTAATTTCACCAGACTCCTTCTAAAAGCATACCCTCCGAGTTGTTTCAAGAATTTGGCTCGTTTGGGCGGGGGATCTAGCCCTTTGGCTTTAAACTACTCCTACAATGTCTGAGATAACCTTCGGGGCTTAACTCCCTGAGTTTTCGGGACGAATTTCTAGCCACATTTATATCACAGTGAGAGACTACATCCGATCTCTACATAATTTAAAAGGAATAACTTCTAGTCGATAGAGCGTTATAAGATAGGACGTGTAGCGCATACATAATCATCGATTTACTTGGCTTACAGCTTACTTTACCATAACGACGAGGAAGCGGATCGGGGTCTCTTGGTCCCTGGGCTTTTGAATCtataataagaatattaaGTATATACTAAGACATGACCTAAGATGCTTTCCATGTTTCATAGAATGCATCAATGGGTAGCCAGGATGCCCGATATGTATATCTGTGTTGTCACCAACTTATAACCTGCAACCATTGCTAGCACAGAGCCAATTTAGAAATACTCCAGCCGAACCCCTCTGAGCAGGATGTCCTGCAACGGAACAAGGGTCATGAGCATGTCAAAATCGCCGTTGTTTCAGTGGATTACCTTACAGAAACTCGTAGTTCGGTTACTTCCTCTACCGCCACTTCACACTTTCCTAACAGAACCTAGTGAATTCTGCAAGGAGTCGGATCTGCATATGAAGCTACCAATTCTCGTTACTATAAGGTGTACTCAAAATATGCCCCGTTGTGGTAAATCGAGAAAAATATGCGCCCTAACTTTGTTCACGATGAGGAGTACAAGAACTAGAACTCTTGGCCCTTAGGGCTTCTGTGCCATTAGTGGCTAATTCGTCCAGCTAGGTAGTATATCTACTCGGATTGTTTACTTCAAAGAGACAAAAGCATTGCATATGGGTCTGCTGCGAGATTACGTGTCATGTTCTTGGGAACTCGACTGGTTTAAGCTGGTGGGCCTCATGCAGGTCTACTTTAGACCGCACTTTGTACCACACGACGATCGCTTTGTAAGCGGAACGAGGACATGTTCATCTACCGAGTGAAAGATTTGCTAGAATACATCCGATTACCAGATATAGAGTCAATTGTAGGATGGGTTGGGAGTTATAAAACCCTGTTTCGCTACGTGGGTAGATAGAAACTCGATCGGACAACACCATCACCCATCTATCAGCACAGATATCGGCTCAATTGCCTTCACCATGGCTCCTGTGATCGAATCTCGCACCGATGTGTAAGTTCGGTTGAAAGATCTCGGTATTTGCTTCTTGTGGATATTGATGATTGTTTGTTAGACTTATCATCGGTGCTGGTCCCTCTGGCTTAGCTGCTGCATACTGGATGGCTCGTTGTGGTGTCAATGCTCGCATCGTCGACAAACGTGCCACGAAGGTGTTTCGTGGCCATGCCGATGGATTGAGGGCCGCAACGTCGGAGCTCTTTGACAGCATGGGGTTTCAGCACAGAGTCTTGCATGAAGGTGTGGAAATCACCGAATTCTGCTTCTGGGTCCGTTCCACCTCTCATTGTTGATCCTGTGGGGCGGACATCGTAACTAAGATACTAAATAGGCGAGGGACGAGAAGGGGAACTTGAAGCGAAAAAAACAGGTTCGCAGTGAAACCCTCGACAATGCGCCCTATCGCATGCATGGATTGAGTCAAGGAAGAATCGAGCGTTACATCCTCGATGCGATCAAAGACAGCTCAGACCTTGTGGTCGAGAGAGGTGTCGCTGCCGAGTCGCTTGAGTATGATGCAAGCCTCGAGAATAACCATGAGGAATACCCGATCACAGTCAAGCTGAGGACACTCACCGAAGGAGAGCTAAGCGCTGCCTCGGCTTATGGTTGCTCGCAATCTCTTTCTCGTGACAATGTAGCACCTGACGAAGTGGAAGACCTCACTCCGGAAAGGAAGCACGAGCCAGGCACGGTCGAGATAGTTAAGGCGAAGTATCTCATCAGTTGCGATGGTGGCCGTAGCTGGACTAGGAAACAGTTGGATATCCCCTTCACAGGTTCCACAACCGAGCACATATGGTACCGTCTTCCTCGGCTATCCTAGGTTTTCTCGTGACTGACGGGTATAATACAGGGGTGTCCTTGATGTGGTTCCTATCACCAATTTTCGTAAGTCGATGGCTTTATTTAGCGCACGAACTATGTAACTAATCAATGGACAGCCGATGTGCGCCGGGCGTCTACGGTGGCAAGTGAACTGGGAACACTCCTCGTCATTCCAAGGGAGAGGCAGCTAGCCCGGTTCTATGTCCCACTGACAGAGGTCGACGTCTCGTCAGGGAGGTTCGATCGATCGTCCATCACGTTGGACATGATGCGAGAAAAGGTGCAACAGATGCTGAAACCGTTTCAGTTTGACTTCAAGGTCTGTGACTGGTGGACCACATATCAGGTGAGCAGTTTGCGTGGATTTATCTTCACGGTACAATCACACTAAGCATTTGGACTAGATTGGCCAAAGAATTGCCCAGAACTTCACCAAAGGTCGCATATATCTCGCAGGTGATGCAGTTCACAACCATTCTCCAAAGGTAGGACTGGGCTTGAATATAAGCTTACAGGACGGCTTCAACATCGGCTGGAAAGTGGCCCTCGTCGCAAAAGGAGTAGCTCATGCCTCCATCCTTGACACATACGAACCTGAGCGCCGCCCGCTTGCTGAAATGCTCGTGGATTTCGATCGTCGCTGGTCGCCGCTGTTCCTGAAGCAACAGGGAGGCTCATCCCCTCCGGACGCGGAAGCAAGGTTCGAAGCCATGAAGGAGGTCCTCGACTCGGTGGAGCCATTTGCCGAAGGCATTTTGTCCCATTACGGAGACAGTCCGTTGGTCCATAAAAACGGGCAGAGGATAGCCAAAAACCTGTCACCGGGAGAGAAAATCATACCAGCCAAGGTTCGCAACCAAGCTGACGGTATAACCCGGTGGACTACCCGGGTTTTTCAGAGCGATGGTCGCTTCCGTATCTTGCTCCTCGCTGGTGATATACggacggaggagcagaagcgTCGGGTGTTGACCTTCAGCGAGTATTTGACATCCCCTGACTCAGTTTTGCGGCGGTTTTCGCGCAAGCCTAGGAAGCTTCATGCGACTATTGATGTGGTTACCATTCATAGTGCGCCCGTGGAGGATGTACAGTTGTTTGATTTTCCCAAGGCCCTACGGCCTTTCGATGACGACAATGGTTGGGAGTATGACAAAATATGGGGTGATGAGAAATGTCATTGGGACTTGCAGTGTGATGGAAAGGCATATGAGAAGTGGGGAGTTGATCGACTGAAAGGTGCCGTTGTTGCCCTGAGGCCGGATCAATATATCGGATGGATTGGAGATTTAGAGGACGTTGAGGGGCTGTCAAAATACTTTGAAGGGGTTTTTCGGAGCCCCAAACAGAGAGCTCGACTGTAATTGCCTGATGAGATGTAGTTGGTCTACCAATTCTCAGCAGCGGGCCTAACTTGGGGTCCTggaatgtatatatatatctagtgGTAGGAACATACTAGACTGGCCATATTGTGAAACAGATACATCATCCACATGCTTACCACAAACCTAATAGACAGAATTGTATgcagaaaaaagagaggatcCTTATTTTCCCTGGCattcatgaatcatgattACTCCGCACTCTCTTGTTCGTTGCTTATCAGACCCAGTGGGGAAATGTCAGCCTTAGGGCGTGCGTGTGCGTGGCCAATGCGTCGGGTTCCCGACCCTATAAAACCGAGTTGGAGCCTCGGTCCTTTAGTCGACATTGACAAGGCAAATAACACTCCAAGTGATTCATACAGTAAAGTAACTAAACCAAACAAAATATGAGTCCTCCACAATTaccaaaccaccaccacatGGTCGTCCTGCAAGGCGACTTTGTCCAGATCCCCGAGTTCAACCTTCCCGAGCCATATACGTACACAAAAACAGTGTACCCCCAAACAACACTAGCAAATCTCCACGAAAGAATCTACGATGCATCTATTCTGGTCCTATGTGCATTCCCTGTCGATGCGACCGCGCTCTCCGAAGAGAAGTCCCCGCATCTCAAGCTCATTGTGATTGTGGCATCCGGCACCGACTGCGTCGATCTTGAAGTATGCAGAAAACGGGGCATTTCTGTGACTAATTGCCCGGGGGCAAACATCGCCGCTGTTTCTGAGCATGCCATTGGTCTCTACTTCACGATGCGACGGAGGCTCGTGGATATGCATGCCCAAACCCGGGCTGGAGAATGGCAAAAGAAGATCCTCATGTTCCGGTATTTGGATAAGTATGGAGATCCTCCCTTAACATGTGAGGACGAAGTGGTGGGTATTATTGGAAATGGAGGCGTGGGTATGTATACGTTTCAAATGATGTGCTCTACTGTAGCCTTCTCTACGTCGAATATCTCTGACGGAATGTACAGGGAAACGGATCGCCAATCTTGCCCGGGGATTAGGCATGAAAGTCCTGATTTCTGGACGTAAGAATTTCGGTAGTTCTATTGGTCCAGAAGGCGAAGATAGGACACCTTTCGACACAGTGATCAAGGAGAGCACGGTACTTTTCCTCGCGGTTCCGCTGCTCGAGACTACTCGGAACCTTATCTCGACTCCAGAGTTGGAAGCCATGTCGCACCATGCCGTCTTGATCAACGTCTCTCGGGGTGGTGTTGTAGATGAAGAGGCTCTAGTTAAAGCTTTGAGAGAGGACAGGATTGCTGGAGCGGCAACCGATGTATGCTTGAAGGAGCCCGCTGGACCTAATAACTCTCCTTTGCTGGCGGAGGGCACAGAGGATCTGAATCTAGTGGTGACGCCACACCTAGCATGGTTGGCACAGAAGACAGCGCAAGGCTATTCAAAGCTGTTCAAAGATGCCGTGGAAGGATGGTTCACAGGGAATCGGTACAATGTTGTGGTGTAGAGATGTCCAGTATTAGTATAAATCATTGAAGCTCTTATCGGTGCAAAGTGACATCACCAATCTGGGGGAGGCTTATCTTATCGCCACAGCTTAGTCATCTAAATTCACCCCCCAGTGCGGCTGGACTCGTGATCGTCAATGTGAtttatcatcatccactCCTGTCACTGCcatctccctttcccttctcttaCTTATCGATACACTTGTCGTTTGCGTTATGGACTACTGAGGTCTTCTGTATCTCAATTGTGACGGTGGTATCTGGAATGCAGGGCTGAGGGGTTAGTGTTGCAGTTGACTTGATAAACTACCAAACTATCAACATACCGGACAACGCCTCTAAAGGTGCTCAATCGGTGAATATGgcggatggagatggatcGCACTTCAGAGATTCCGATGATTATATTAGGTCGAGGACAGACAATGATAATGCCGGTTTTCCCTCGAGCTCTGTACTGGAAGGCTCGCCGGTCACCTCCGCCCAGAGCTTTACAACCAGATCCCTCCTAGTTGGCCTCATTATCGGCGCTCTCATCACGTTTTCGAACACATACTTCGGGCTGCAAACAGGATGGATTAGTACAATGGCAATGCCGTCTGCATTGATAGGATTCTCAGTCTTCAAAGTGTTCTCCAAGCATCTTTCCTATCCGTTTACTCCCATTGAGAATGTCCTCATTCAGACGGTAGCAGGGGCGGTTGGAACAATGCCACTAGGCTGTGGTTTTGTTGGTGTTATACCGGCATTGGAATTCCTTATAAGGGACGGTGAAGACGGGCCTTCTGGCGACGGAGGCGTCGGCGAGGGTGGACCGCTGAAACTTAGTTTCTGGAAGCTGGTTATCTGGAGTCTTGGGGTATGCTTGTTCGGGGTTGTCTTTGCCGTTCCGTTACGAAAAGAGGTCATTGTTCGCGAGAAGCTCAGGTTTCCTAGCGGTACAGCATCTGCGCTGATGCTGAGAGTCCTTCATGGAAGCGGACAGAGTGatgaaaaagcaaagggcAGGGTGAGTGACAACACAGGCTTGGGgagagatgaagaggaagaggcgcCGATACTTTCTCGTGTATCCGAGGAGAGCGGTACCGGTACCCTACTGAGGAAAACTACTttggaagaggagagcagTGACAAAAAGGATTGGAGGTCGAAGATGCGTCTCTTGGTTGGCGCGTTCGCAGTCTCCGGTGTTTATGTGAGAATCTATACTGTCTCCCTAACTGACATTGCGCTTATGTACTAATAAATTCAGACGCTGTTTTCATACTTTGTCCCTCAAGTTCGCGATATTCCCATTTTCGGACTTTCGTTGGCGCATAATTGGCTATGGACTCTCAACCCATCACCAGCGTATGTCGGGCAAGGAATTATCATGGGACCTTCTACCTGCATGCATATGCTATTCGGTGCTGTTCTAGGCTGGGGTATCTTGTCCCCCTTTGCGAAAGCTCGCGGCTGGGCTCCTGGTCCTGTGGACAGCTGGGATGATGGAAGCAAGGCCTGGATTGTATGGGTTTCTCTGGCCATTATGCTCGCTGACTCGATCGTTAGCCTTGGCTGGCTAGTGCTCAGACCAGCTGTAAAGCATGCCCCCAAACTGAAGGCCAAGCTCCTCTCTAGTCGTCTTTGGCGTCGAGTT
The sequence above is a segment of the Aspergillus flavus chromosome 4, complete sequence genome. Coding sequences within it:
- a CDS encoding OPT oligopeptide transporter protein-domain-containing protein, producing MSPPQLPNHHHMVVLQGDFVQIPEFNLPEPYTYTKTVYPQTTLANLHERIYDASILVLCAFPVDATALSEEKSRTDNDNAGFPSSSVLEGSPVTSAQSFTTRSLLVGLIIGALITFSNTYFGLQTGWISTMAMPSALIGFSVFKVFSKHLSYPFTPIENVLIQTVAGAVGTMPLGCGFVGVIPALEFLIRDGEDGPSGDGGVGEGGPLKLSFWKLVIWSLGVCLFGVVFAVPLRKEVIVREKLRFPSGTASALMLRVLHGSGQSDEKAKGRVSDNTGLGRDEEEEAPILSRVSEESGTGTLLRKTTLEEESSDKKDWRSKMRLLVGAFAVSGVYTLFSYFVPQVRDIPIFGLSLAHNWLWTLNPSPAYVGQGIIMGPSTCMHMLFGAVLGWGILSPFAKARGWAPGPVDSWDDGSKAWIVWVSLAIMLADSIVSLGWLVLRPAVKHAPKLKAKLLSSRLWRRVSSRGSAEYHPHDYISYSALSPISEESSIPSHLPALLAGMQAEAADEEDAPPSQLISTRTVLILLPLTLILNVVCMHFVFGDVMSPLLSSLATLLAVLLSIMGVRALGETDLNPVSGISKLTQLLFSLATPASHFSRRTALVTNLLAGAVSESGALQAGDMMQDLKTGHLLGASPKAQFYGQMIGSLVGAVLSTAVYKMYVNVYEVPGPMFQTPTAYVWIFTARLVTGQGLPPMAWEAASIAGAVFVVVTILRIVGTSSFANGGKRDATAWWRSYIPGGIAVAVGIFNVPSFTLARAIGGLIAWWWSRKHAKAQDLEPPTQAANEEQPQGNVRGADTRNPAAGPAPGQAIKDADAASSTVVVLASGLILGEGIISIVNLLLASGGVPHL
- a CDS encoding FAD binding domain-containing protein, with protein sequence MAPVIESRTDVLIIGAGPSGLAAAYWMARCGVNARIVDKRATKVFRGHADGLRAATSELFDSMGFQHRVLHEGVEITEFCFWARDEKGNLKRKKQVRSETLDNAPYRMHGLSQGRIERYILDAIKDSSDLVVERGVAAESLEYDASLENNHEEYPITVKLRTLTEGELSAASAYGCSQSLSRDNVAPDEVEDLTPERKHEPGTVEIVKAKYLISCDGGRSWTRKQLDIPFTGSTTEHIWGVLDVVPITNFPDVRRASTVASELGTLLVIPRERQLARFYVPLTEVDVSSGRFDRSSITLDMMREKVQQMLKPFQFDFKVCDWWTTYQIGQRIAQNFTKGRIYLAGDAVHNHSPKVGLGLNISLQDGFNIGWKVALVAKGVAHASILDTYEPERRPLAEMLVDFDRRWSPLFLKQQGGSSPPDAEARFEAMKEVLDSVEPFAEGILSHYGDSPLVHKNGQRIAKNLSPGEKIIPAKVRNQADGITRWTTRVFQSDGRFRILLLAGDIRTEEQKRRVLTFSEYLTSPDSVLRRFSRKPRKLHATIDVVTIHSAPVEDVQLFDFPKALRPFDDDNGWEYDKIWGDEKCHWDLQCDGKAYEKWGVDRLKGAVVALRPDQYIGWIGDLEDVEGLSKYFEGVFRSPKQRARL